A DNA window from Christiangramia salexigens contains the following coding sequences:
- a CDS encoding saccharopine dehydrogenase family protein, with the protein MREILIVGAGKSTSVLINYLLDQAETEQLFLRIGDLDLSNAKKACGNHPKCEAFELDVFNSESREPAIKRADIVISMLPARFHIEVAKDCVKYGKNMVTASYISDELKALDPQVKEKGLVFMNEIGVDPGIDHMSAMQVIDRIRDKGGKILLFESFTGGLVAPESDNNLWNYKFTWNPRNVVVAGQGGVAEFIQEGKYKYIPYHRLFRRTEFLEIQDYGKFEGLANRNSLKYQSIYGLENALTLYRGTIRKVGFSRAWNMFVQLGMTDDSFTMKDSESMSYRDFINSFLPYSPSDSVELKVRHNLKIDQDDIMWEKLIELDLFNPDKKIGIKDATPAQALQKILMEKWSLSKDDKDMIVMYHKFGYELNGEKKQIDSTMVHIGKNQTETAMAKTVGLPVAMATIMILNGEIKNPGVQLPIQKEVYGPILKKLESHDIKFKEKETEYLGYNPFGEVGN; encoded by the coding sequence ATGCGAGAAATTTTAATTGTGGGAGCAGGAAAGTCTACCTCCGTTCTCATTAATTACCTGTTAGATCAGGCCGAAACCGAACAACTTTTTTTACGAATTGGAGACCTTGACCTGTCTAATGCTAAAAAAGCCTGCGGAAACCATCCAAAATGCGAGGCTTTTGAATTAGATGTATTTAATTCAGAAAGCAGGGAACCAGCAATAAAAAGAGCAGATATTGTGATCTCAATGCTACCGGCGAGATTTCATATAGAAGTTGCCAAGGACTGTGTGAAATATGGTAAAAATATGGTTACGGCTTCTTATATAAGCGATGAATTGAAGGCTCTGGATCCACAGGTAAAAGAAAAAGGCCTTGTGTTCATGAACGAAATAGGCGTGGATCCCGGAATAGACCATATGAGCGCCATGCAGGTGATAGACCGAATTAGAGACAAGGGCGGAAAAATACTTTTATTTGAATCGTTCACCGGCGGCCTTGTAGCTCCCGAAAGCGATAATAACCTGTGGAATTACAAATTTACCTGGAACCCCAGAAATGTGGTTGTTGCTGGTCAGGGAGGTGTTGCAGAATTCATACAAGAAGGAAAATACAAATACATCCCTTATCACAGATTGTTCAGAAGAACTGAATTTCTCGAAATACAGGACTATGGCAAATTTGAAGGTTTAGCCAACAGGAATTCACTGAAATATCAAAGTATCTATGGATTGGAAAATGCCCTTACCTTATATAGAGGAACCATTAGAAAAGTAGGTTTCAGCAGAGCTTGGAATATGTTCGTTCAGCTTGGAATGACCGATGACAGTTTTACAATGAAAGATTCTGAGTCTATGAGTTACCGGGATTTTATCAATTCCTTTTTACCTTATTCCCCAAGTGACTCTGTAGAATTAAAGGTGCGGCATAATCTTAAAATAGACCAGGATGATATTATGTGGGAAAAACTTATAGAATTGGACCTGTTCAACCCCGATAAAAAAATAGGCATCAAAGACGCTACCCCGGCACAGGCACTGCAAAAAATCCTAATGGAGAAATGGTCGCTTTCTAAAGATGATAAAGATATGATCGTTATGTATCACAAATTTGGCTACGAGTTGAACGGCGAAAAAAAGCAGATAGATTCAACCATGGTACATATAGGGAAAAATCAAACAGAGACAGCGATGGCAAAGACCGTAGGTTTACCTGTTGCCATGGCCACCATTATGATCTTAAACGGAGAGATAAAAAACCCAGGCGTTCAGCTTCCTATACAAAAAGAGGTTTACGGGCCAATATTAAAGAAACTTGAATCCCATGATATCAAATTTAAAGAAAAAGAGACCGAATACTTAGGATACAATCCATTTGGGGAAGTAGGGAATTAA
- a CDS encoding Lrp/AsnC ligand binding domain-containing protein, which yields MKIENENVKLDGIDKTILNFLMEDAKKPILEIAKNIGITGAAVHQRLRKLEKSGLIEGSKMMLDARLLGYKTMAFVGVYLDKAVSNPQAVKQLSQIPEVIECHYTTGNWSIFIKILCRDNEHLMMVLNKNIQAIDGVSRTETFISLNQQINRQIKI from the coding sequence ATGAAAATCGAAAATGAGAATGTTAAGCTGGACGGAATAGATAAGACCATTTTAAACTTTTTAATGGAAGATGCGAAAAAACCTATTCTGGAAATCGCGAAGAATATTGGAATTACAGGTGCAGCGGTTCACCAGAGATTAAGAAAGCTTGAAAAGTCTGGTCTCATTGAAGGATCAAAAATGATGCTGGACGCCAGGTTATTAGGCTATAAAACGATGGCTTTCGTTGGAGTGTATCTGGATAAAGCCGTGAGCAATCCTCAGGCCGTTAAACAGTTAAGCCAAATTCCTGAAGTTATTGAGTGCCATTACACCACCGGAAACTGGTCTATATTCATTAAGATCCTGTGCAGGGACAATGAGCATTTAATGATGGTTTTGAATAAAAATATTCAGGCTATAGATGGAGTATCCAGAACAGAAACTTTCATCTCTCTTAATCAGCAAATTAATCGTCAAATTAAGATATAA
- a CDS encoding zinc metallopeptidase: protein MMGYYIIAGLIFIVSMYVSNRLKSKFKKYSKVHLQNGMSGKEIAERMLSDNGIHDVKVISTPGQLTDHYNPAKKTVNLSEAVYTQRNAAAAAVAAHECGHAIQHANSYSWLQMRSKLVPVVSVASKFSQWAIFGGLILMSMVGAGIGQTVLLAGIIMYGAGTLFSFVTLPVEYDASKRALVWLENERMLSSTEHDAAEDSLKWAARTYVVAAVGSLATLLYFLSIYMGRD from the coding sequence ATGATGGGATATTATATAATAGCCGGGCTTATTTTTATTGTAAGCATGTATGTTAGTAACAGGCTTAAAAGCAAATTCAAAAAATACTCCAAGGTTCATCTTCAGAATGGGATGAGCGGAAAGGAGATCGCCGAGCGTATGCTTAGTGATAATGGGATACATGATGTTAAGGTGATTTCTACACCGGGACAATTAACAGATCACTATAATCCTGCAAAGAAAACAGTTAATCTTAGTGAAGCTGTGTATACACAGAGAAATGCTGCGGCGGCAGCGGTTGCTGCTCACGAATGTGGTCATGCCATACAGCATGCGAATTCTTATAGTTGGTTGCAAATGAGAAGTAAATTGGTGCCTGTGGTAAGTGTTGCTTCCAAATTCTCCCAGTGGGCCATATTTGGAGGTTTAATTCTTATGTCTATGGTTGGTGCTGGAATTGGACAAACTGTATTACTGGCTGGTATTATTATGTATGGAGCGGGTACTTTGTTCAGTTTCGTGACTTTGCCGGTGGAATATGACGCAAGTAAGCGTGCATTGGTCTGGCTGGAGAACGAAAGAATGCTTAGCTCTACAGAGCACGATGCCGCAGAAGATTCTTTAAAGTGGGCGGCAAGAACATATGTTGTCGCAGCTGTAGGTTCTCTTGCAACTTTGCTTTATTTCCTGAGTATTTATATGGGAAGAGATTAA
- the pyrH gene encoding UMP kinase yields MHYKRILLKLSGEALMGKRQYGIDPERLAEYAAEIKTVVDQGVELAIVIGGGNIFRGVAGASRGMDRVQGDHMGMLATVINGLALQSALEDADIQTRLQSAIKINEVAEPFIRRKAIRHLEKGRVVIFGGGTGNPYFTTDSAAVLRAIEIKADVILKGTRVDGIYTSDPEKDKDATKFDFITFEDVLKKGLKVMDTTAFTLSQENELPIVVFDMNKPGNLLKVATGEQVGTKVNL; encoded by the coding sequence ATGCATTACAAAAGAATACTTTTAAAACTATCTGGAGAAGCACTAATGGGAAAACGCCAATATGGCATTGATCCCGAGCGTTTGGCAGAATATGCCGCTGAAATTAAGACGGTAGTTGATCAAGGTGTTGAACTTGCAATAGTAATTGGAGGAGGTAATATCTTTAGAGGTGTGGCCGGCGCAAGCCGAGGAATGGATCGCGTACAGGGAGATCATATGGGAATGCTTGCAACCGTGATCAATGGTTTAGCTTTACAGAGCGCACTTGAGGATGCCGATATACAAACAAGACTACAGTCTGCAATAAAAATAAATGAAGTAGCCGAACCTTTTATTAGAAGAAAAGCCATCAGGCATCTGGAGAAAGGAAGAGTTGTAATCTTTGGTGGAGGAACAGGAAATCCATATTTCACTACAGATTCAGCTGCAGTTCTACGTGCTATCGAGATCAAAGCTGATGTCATTCTGAAAGGAACAAGAGTAGACGGGATCTATACTTCAGACCCTGAAAAAGATAAGGACGCTACAAAGTTCGATTTTATTACATTTGAAGACGTACTCAAAAAAGGCCTGAAAGTTATGGATACAACCGCTTTCACGCTGAGCCAGGAGAATGAATTACCAATTGTGGTATTTGATATGAACAAGCCGGGCAACCTTTTAAAGGTAGCAACCGGTGAACAAGTAGGAACAAAAGTGAATCTATAA
- the frr gene encoding ribosome recycling factor: MDEVEFILEEAKEGMEKAIGHLKKQLSNIRAGKASPNMLGSVMVEYYGAATPLNQVANVNTPDARTLSIQPFEKSMIQEIEKGIMMANLGFNPMNNGESVIINVPPLTEERRKQLSKQAKAEAEDAKVGVRNDRKQANQELKKLDISEDLLKGAEDDVQELTDTYIERIDNILAIKEKEIMTV, encoded by the coding sequence ATGGATGAAGTCGAATTTATTCTAGAGGAAGCTAAAGAAGGTATGGAGAAGGCTATTGGCCACCTTAAAAAGCAACTTTCAAATATACGTGCCGGTAAAGCAAGTCCAAATATGCTGGGAAGCGTTATGGTTGAATACTACGGCGCTGCAACTCCTTTGAATCAGGTTGCAAATGTTAATACTCCCGATGCCAGAACACTTTCCATACAGCCTTTTGAAAAAAGCATGATCCAGGAAATTGAAAAAGGTATCATGATGGCAAATCTTGGATTTAATCCTATGAATAACGGTGAAAGCGTTATCATTAACGTACCGCCGCTTACAGAGGAAAGAAGAAAGCAACTTTCAAAACAGGCAAAGGCAGAAGCCGAAGATGCAAAAGTTGGTGTGCGTAACGATAGAAAACAAGCCAATCAGGAATTAAAAAAACTTGATATCTCTGAAGACCTTTTAAAAGGAGCCGAAGATGATGTTCAGGAATTGACAGATACATATATTGAAAGAATAGATAATATTCTTGCCATCAAGGAAAAAGAAATTATGACAGTATAA
- a CDS encoding DUF5686 family protein — MKSMSFLFFFLVNLCVFAQKTIPGRIINQQTKAPLAYAEIQISDTQQILTNIDGSFSLKLTSDSQMITVSYVGFETKQVEVNKAIQYLQIGLNPKFEQLETVVVSGKQNTVEDLIRLAINKRSENDPEKALEGFKYSSYSKFIIDNESGNISLSADSTSAEMKTIMNEGRGYLSEKVSEHYYTKQAGNKEIVTGIETAGFNKPVYNVLSLEVNPLSLYKEDYKLYKTEYAGPLGKQALRNYQYKILDTTGGERPAYMIYFKPKREKIVAGLEGILYMDTKSLAIQKAKAQLLGAVKLEVIHNYKYFPEKDIWFPSDQTTTIKPGRGGKEVAVFGGTISIGAVQKKKGALDLLFPSEEISRDLYLTSSITNFDISLDYDEEINKPHSEISVIQEAIQRDSMFWQKNRQIKFDSRDRITRKKVDSLIKFRNIDRRIEKKNALASGSYPIGFWDLDLSKVFKFNNYEGIRLGFGGKTNDRFSEQFNFNAYTTYGFKDEAVKYGVGTQFYLNKSTGTNLNFYFSKDIRETASFQYLKGQNTFAILEPRFVNINFFYNYRTYWSSLEHRITPKIKSELRIGREEISQLFDYSFLNNGKAYSDYQLSTATFSFLWRPFSKFLSTPEDNILIEKGFPQFTGQIQQSFATLGGDFTFTRIGLKVEHEIKRLDNSRTEIIFEGNYGFGDLPLTHSFHANPNNPNRPKIFKRFSIAGRNSFETMYFNEFFSDRQAMLHLRHQFRPIRITNNFQPELVIISRHAIGDMENYEKHLYRDFATLEHGFSEAGLELNKLFGGFGLSTAYRYGAYHLPEFIQNFSFKFTLQLQL; from the coding sequence ATGAAATCCATGTCTTTCCTTTTTTTCTTTCTGGTTAACCTATGTGTTTTTGCTCAAAAAACGATCCCTGGAAGAATTATCAATCAGCAAACCAAAGCACCTTTGGCCTATGCTGAGATACAGATTTCAGACACGCAACAAATCTTAACAAATATAGACGGTAGTTTTTCTCTAAAGCTAACCTCAGATTCACAGATGATCACCGTTTCCTATGTGGGTTTTGAAACCAAGCAAGTCGAGGTGAATAAGGCTATCCAGTATTTACAAATTGGTCTTAATCCAAAATTTGAACAGCTGGAAACGGTTGTTGTATCCGGTAAACAAAATACGGTTGAAGACCTTATCAGGTTGGCCATTAACAAAAGATCAGAAAACGATCCGGAAAAGGCTCTTGAAGGTTTTAAATATTCCTCCTACTCAAAATTCATCATTGATAATGAGTCCGGAAACATAAGCCTTTCTGCCGACTCCACGTCTGCGGAGATGAAAACTATCATGAATGAAGGAAGGGGATATTTATCAGAAAAGGTTTCTGAACACTATTACACAAAGCAGGCGGGAAACAAAGAAATAGTCACCGGTATAGAAACTGCAGGTTTTAATAAACCCGTCTATAATGTGCTTTCTCTGGAGGTAAATCCACTTTCGCTTTATAAGGAAGATTATAAACTGTATAAAACCGAATATGCAGGTCCACTGGGCAAACAAGCCCTGCGCAATTACCAGTATAAGATCCTTGATACGACCGGTGGGGAAAGACCGGCCTATATGATCTATTTCAAGCCTAAACGTGAAAAAATCGTGGCAGGTCTTGAAGGCATACTTTATATGGACACAAAAAGCCTGGCCATTCAAAAAGCAAAGGCTCAGCTTTTAGGTGCCGTTAAACTCGAAGTAATACACAACTACAAATACTTCCCGGAAAAGGACATATGGTTTCCTTCAGACCAAACCACTACCATAAAACCCGGTAGAGGTGGAAAAGAGGTTGCCGTTTTTGGCGGAACCATATCTATAGGAGCTGTTCAAAAGAAAAAGGGCGCATTGGATCTACTGTTCCCTTCTGAAGAGATTTCAAGAGATCTCTATTTGACTTCGAGCATTACAAATTTTGATATCAGCCTCGATTATGATGAAGAGATCAATAAACCACATTCTGAGATCTCAGTAATACAAGAGGCCATTCAAAGAGATTCAATGTTTTGGCAGAAGAACAGGCAAATTAAATTTGATTCCAGAGACAGGATTACCCGGAAAAAAGTAGACAGCCTCATAAAATTCAGAAATATTGACCGTCGTATCGAAAAGAAAAATGCCCTTGCCTCCGGTTCTTATCCCATTGGCTTCTGGGATCTTGACCTTAGCAAGGTATTTAAATTCAATAATTATGAAGGCATAAGGCTTGGATTTGGGGGTAAAACCAATGACCGCTTTTCAGAGCAATTCAACTTCAATGCTTATACCACCTATGGTTTTAAAGACGAAGCGGTTAAATATGGCGTAGGAACCCAGTTTTATTTAAATAAATCCACAGGAACCAATCTGAATTTCTATTTTTCAAAGGATATTCGGGAAACCGCTTCATTTCAATATTTAAAAGGGCAAAATACCTTTGCCATTCTGGAGCCAAGGTTTGTGAACATCAATTTCTTTTACAATTACCGCACCTACTGGAGCAGTCTGGAACACAGAATAACTCCAAAAATAAAATCAGAATTAAGAATTGGCAGAGAAGAAATCTCACAGTTATTTGACTATAGTTTTCTGAATAATGGTAAAGCCTACAGCGATTACCAGCTAAGCACCGCAACATTTTCCTTTTTGTGGCGGCCATTTTCAAAATTCCTGAGCACTCCAGAGGATAATATTCTTATTGAAAAAGGTTTTCCTCAGTTCACAGGTCAGATTCAGCAGTCTTTCGCAACATTAGGCGGAGATTTCACATTCACAAGGATAGGATTAAAGGTTGAGCACGAAATTAAACGACTTGATAATTCAAGAACTGAGATCATATTTGAAGGGAATTATGGATTTGGTGACCTTCCTCTCACCCATTCCTTTCATGCAAATCCCAACAATCCAAACAGACCCAAGATATTCAAACGTTTCTCTATTGCAGGAAGGAACAGTTTTGAAACCATGTATTTCAATGAATTTTTTAGTGACCGCCAGGCGATGTTGCACTTAAGACATCAATTTCGGCCAATTAGGATCACAAATAATTTTCAGCCAGAACTGGTCATAATATCCAGACATGCGATTGGAGATATGGAAAATTATGAAAAACACCTTTATCGAGATTTCGCTACTTTAGAACATGGTTTTTCCGAAGCCGGACTCGAACTGAACAAACTTTTTGGTGGTTTTGGACTAAGTACGGCCTATAGATACGGGGCTTACCACCTACCGGAGTTTATTCAAAACTTTTCATTTAAATTCACTTTACAACTGCAGTTATAA